The Candidatus Hydrogenedentota bacterium genomic sequence GGAGGGCCCTCTGTCCGCGGTCGGCGGGGGCGGTGTTCTGGCGGGTGTCATTGATGGCACCACGGAACTGACCGTATCGGACGGCGCCGGCGGGTTTGTCACGCAGGAAGTGCCGAATATTCCTCTGCTGCTTACGACGCTGGAGTCCATAACGGAAGTGAACGTCTTGGCCCAGCCGGGTTTGACGACGAAAGACAACGTGGAAGCTGAGGTGGTCGTGGGCCAGGAAGTGCCCTTTATCACGGGCAGTTCCCGTTCGCTGGATCAATCGGCCATCGGCGCCAGCGTGTACAGCCGGGTCGAGCGTGAGGACGTGGGCATCAAGCTCATGGTTACCCCCCAAATCAGCGAGGGCGACTACGTGTCGATGGAACTCGAGGTCGAGGTCTCGGAAGTGATTCAGAGTTCGGTCGGCGCCGACGTGAATATCGTGGGCCCGACGCTGTCGAAATCCAATGTGAAGACCGAGACGGTGATCAAGGATGGCTCGACGGGCGTTCTGGGCGGCCTGATCAGGGAAGCAACCGACCGTTCCGTTCGCCAGCCGCCGTATCTGGGCGACTTGCCCGGTGTGGGCTGGCTGTTCCGGACGAAGAGCAATAAGCGGGCCAAGCGAAACCTGGTGATCCTGGTGACGCCGTACATTATGAAGGAAGGCGTCGACACGGATCGTGTAACGAAGTACCGGCTGGACCAGTTCGACTCCGCGAATGTCGATGTGGTCTTTGAAAAGGGCTTCATCAAGCGCGTCAAGAAACGCGGGTACATGCGCAACGACTACCGGCCTACCCAGGACCGCAGGGAGAGGGCCCGGCCCGAAGACACCTTCAGCCGCGGCGACATCAAACGGGGCACCGAATGAGTCCAAAACGCAGCGCCAAAATCGGTGAGATTCTCGTCGAACTGGGGCATATTCACCAGGAACAGGTGGACGAGGCGTTGGAATTGCAGCGGATTCGCCCGAAACGCCTCGGTCAGATCCTCCTGGACTTGGGGTATTGCGAAGAGGACCAATTGCTGGAGGCGCTGAGCGCGCAGTTCGACATTCCCTTTGAACGGGATATGACGAAGCAGATCACCTCTTCGCTGACCACAAAGGTGCCAATCAACTTCATCCGTGAATACCGCATGGTGCCTTTCAAGCAGGATGGCGCAGTATACTGCGTGGCTCTGAATGATCCGGTGAACCTTCTGCCGCTTGACGATCTGCGGCTGCTGTTGGGCGGGCCCGTGGCGCCGATTTTGTGCCGTGGCGACGATATTCAGCGCGTGTTGGATTCGTATTTCGATCAGCAAGGCGAGAATGCCGCCGAGATGATCGACGACATCATGCTCACGGAAGGGGAAGCCGGCGAGATTCACACGCTGGATTCGCTCGAGGCTTCTGAACGCGACCTGTTGGACCTCGCGAACGAGGCGCCGATCATCAAGCTTATCAACTTATTGATCACGGGGGCCATTCGGGAGCGCGCGTCTGACATCCATCTCGAGCCGTTCGAGCGGGACGTCCGCGTCCGTTACCGCATAGACGGCGTGCTCTACGAGAAGCTGACGGTGCCGAAGTCGCAGCAGGCGGCGGTTATCTCGCGCGTGAAGATCATGGCGAACATGAACATCGCCGAACACCGCCTGCCGCAGGGCGGCCGCATCAAGATCAGGCTGAGCGGCAAAGAAATCGATATTCGCGTTTCGGTGATTCCGGTGGCCTTCGGCGAGCGCGTGGTCATGCGTATTCTCGAGAAAGGCACGTTTCTGTTCGGGCTGGAGGAGCTGGGGCTTTCGAAGCAGGATTATGCGATGTTCGACCGGCTCATCATGAGTTCGCACGGGATTATCCTTGTGACGGGTCCGACGGGGTCGGGCAAATCGACCACGTTGTATGCGGGGCTCCAGCGGGTAAACTCGCCGGACAAGAACATCATCACGGTCGAGGATCCCATCGAGTACCAGATGCCGGGCATCGGGCAGATCCAGGTGCGCGAGCGCATCGGGCTGAATTTCGCGGCCGCCTTGCGCGAGATCCTGCGCCAGGACCCGGACATCATCCTCGTGGGCGAGATTCGCGACCACGAAACCGCGGAGATGGCGGTGCAGGCCTCGTTGACGGGCCACCTGGTGTTTTCGACGCTGCACACGAACGACAGCGCCGGCGCCGTCACGCGTCTGGTGAACATGGGCATTGAGCCGTTTCTGGTCAGTTCGTCCACCATTGCGATTATGGCGCAGCGCCTGGTGCGCCGCATCTGCCCGAATTGCAGGGAGGAATACGAGCCTGAGGCCGAAAGCTGGGTCGAGCTCGGGATCCGGCCCGAGGACGCCAAGGGCCTGACATCCTTCCGCGGCGTGGGTTGCGAAAAGTGCCAGCAGCGCGGGTATTACGGCCGTATTGGCATTTTTGAACTCCTTGTCATGACCCCCCAGATCCAGGACCTGACCCTGAAAGGTGTGGACTCGAACGTCATCAAGCGCGAAGCGGTCAAAGAAGGGATGCGGACGTTGCGGGCGGACGGCGCGGCGAAGGTGCGCGCGGGCATTTCCACTATCGAGGAGGTTCTTCGCGTCACGCGCGATGATCTGCTCGAGGGCGTAATTGCATGAAACATGGAGGCGGCAGTTAGGCGCAATGGCGGTCTTCGACTACGAGGCGATCGCGGAATCCGGCAAGTCGGTACGGGGCGTAATCGATGCGGATTCGCCCGCGGCGGCACGGCGCAAGCTGCGCGAGCAGGAGCTGTTCCCGACCAGTGTTCGCGAGTCAACCGAGAAGACGGTTGTCACGACGGACGTGGTGGCGGGCTCGTTCAGCCGTATCAAAGGGCGCGATGTTGCCCTGATGACGCGGCAGCTCGCGGTGCTGGTTGAAGCCGGGATGTCGCTTGTCGAGGCACTAAGCGCCTTGCTCGATCAGACCAGCAACCCGCGGTTGAAGAAAGTGATTTTTGAAGTGCGCGACCGCGTGAACGAGGGCATGACGCTCGCGGACGCGATGTCGCAGCACCCCCGAGTATTCAACTTGCTGTACACGAACATGGTGCGCGCGGGAGAGGCCAGCGGGGCGCTCGAGGCGGTTCTGATGCGTTTGGCCGAGCTTCTGGAGCGCAACGTTCGTCTGCGCGCGCGGGTGGTGTCGGCCCTTGCGTATCCGGTGCTGATGGCTTTCGTGAGCGTTGGTGTGATTGTCTTTCTGATGATGGTCGTTGTTCCCCAGATCGTGGGTACTTTTGCCCGGCAGAAGGTCGAGCTTCCCGGGATTACGAAGGCATTGCTGTTCACGTGCGATATCGTTTACGGTTGGTGGTGGGCGATGCTGCTGATGTTGGCGGCCGGCTATTTCACGTGGCGCGGGTGGGTTAAACGGCCTGAAGGGCGCTTGCAGTGGGACCGGTTCAAGATATGGGTGCCCTACGTCGGCGATTTGTATTTGAAGGTGGTGTGCGGCCGGTTTTCGCGGACGCTGGGCTCGATGCTCGAGAGCGGGTTGACGATGCTGAACGCTCTCGAGGTGGTGAAGACGGTTCTGCAGAACCGGCAGGCCGAACAGATCATGGACGATGTGAAGACCCAGGTGCGCCGGGGGCGCAACCTTTCCGAACCGCTGCGCGACTCGGGCATGTTTCCTCCGATGCTGGTGCACATGGTCGAGCTTGGCCAACGCAGCGGCGAGCTGCCGGCCATGCTGTTGAAGACCGCCGACACGTACGATGAAGAAGTGAACATGGCCGTGGACGCCCTGGTGAGTCTGCTGGAGCCGGTCATCATCCTGGTGATGGGCCTGTTTGTAGGGTTTCTCGTGATTGCGATGCTGCTTCCGATTCTCACGATTAGCAGCACGTTTGCCTGAGGAGGGCCGCAAAATGAACTCTCGTAAACGCACGGAAAGAAGACGGCAAGAGGCCGGGTTTACGCTGGTCGAGTTGATGGTCGTCATCGTGATCCTCGGGTTGCTGGCGGCCCTCGTCGCGCCGCGCTTTCTGGAAGTGGCGGATGAGGCCCACGTCAACACCGCCAAGGCGCAGATCTCGCATTTCAAGACTGCCCTGACCCAGTACAAGCTGGAGCTCAAGAAGTTCCCGAGCACCAGCGAGGGGCTCGAAGCCCTCATCAACAACGAGAAGAGCAAGAAGTTTCTCGATAGCGATGCTGTGCCGAAGGACCCTTGGGGCAACCCGTACGTGTATACGTCGCCCGGCGCCGAAGGGCATGATTTCGAGATCATCAGCTACGGCGCCGATGGTCAGAAGGGCGGTACGGGATACAACGCGGACATCATGAGTTGGAACCTTCAAGGCGAAGGGCAATAGGACGGCCCCCTGTGACGTGCCCTCGCCCAAACGAGATGGTGCCGGGTGTGCCGGGCGTTCGCGCGGCGGGGAACGGCTATACGCTGGTTGAGCTCTCCGTGGTGATTGCCATTGCGGGGCTGATCATGGCCATAGCGATCCCCCAGTTCATGCCGTCGATCCTCTTCAGCAATCTCGAGGGGGCGGCGCGGCATATGGCGAGCTACGGGCGCGCGGCAATGGCCCACGCGGTTATCGCCCACGAACGGCTTACGGTCCGCATCAATTTGAGCCCCGAGGAAGGCCAGCCGCAGCAATACTGGACCGTCCGCTGGTTCACCGAGTACGAGTTGAAAGAAAACGAGGAGGGCATGTTCGACGGCGGCACGTTCGGCCCGACACAAGGCACGTCCGCGGGCCAGCGGGCGCAGGACCAGAATGCCGCCTTGTACGTTCCCGGCTCGCAAGAAGACATGGCCGAGCAGGCGCGCCTTTTGCAGGAACGGTTCGATCGATTCGCCACCATGGCGCTGCAATCCAAGGCCCGAAACGTGAAACATGAGGGCATACTGAGCGAAGTGGGTAACTTGTTTGAGGGCAAAGAATTCAAACTCGATGACGAGGAAGACGAGGACAGCGTCGATGAGGTGAAGACATCGCTCCTGGAGCGGACGCGCATGCCCGAAGGGGTGACGATCGAGAGCGTGCGCGTGGGCACGTCGGACATCAGCAGCGGCCTGGTCGAAGTCGACGTGACGCCCTTGGGTTTGGCCGAGCCCGTGCAGGTGTACTTGAAGGGCGAGAAGGAAGATGAGTACTTCACCGTCGTCTGGGACGCCATAACGGGCAGCGCCCACATTTATGAAGGGAAAGAGGAGTCGCTTTGAGCGGTACTGTTGAGCAGAGGCGGGAGCGGCGTCGGCCGTCACGACATGACAGCGGTTTCACGTTGATCGAAATCGTCGTGGCGCTCGCCGTGCTGGGCGGGGTGATGTTCATCCTGCTCGAGACCCATTTTCGCGCGTTGCGCCTGTATGATTCGGCGCGCGAGCAAGTCACCATACGCAACTTTCTTTCCGAGGCCGTGGGCCGCGCCGAGACGGAGGTGCTTGCCGGCAATCCTGCAGGGGACGGCGATTTCGGCGAACGGTTTCCGGACTATACGTATACGTTCGACGCGCAACAGCTCGGCGAAGGCAATATCTTGCTGTACGAGGTATTGGTGACGGTCAAAGACCCCGAGGGCGAGAAGCATGAGATTGTCTTCATGCTTTACGATCCGCGCACGGGCAGCACGAGCACGGGCACGAACAGAAACACAAACACAAACATAAACACAAACACAAACACGAATAGGGGCGCCTCGCCAAGCGGAACCTCGGGCATCAACCTCAGTGACATATCCTCGCGCGCTTCGCAAGCCGCTTCAAGTAGAAAGCGATGACGGGCCATGCGGAATGACGGTTTCACGTTGATGGAATTGGTGCTGGCGCTGGCCATCATTGTGATCATGACGGCCATCGTCTACTCGTCGCTGAGTTCGGTGGTGAATTCGACCGCGATGGCGCGCGCAGCGGCCGAGGAAACGCGGCTCCGGCAGTTCCTTACTCGTAGTTTCGAGACCAATTTCAGCAGCGTGTACATGGATCGGACCAGCGAACAGGGCCTGTTCCAGTTCATAGGCGTCAACGATGACTCCATGGACGGCCCGATGGACTCGGTGCGCTTCTGCTCGTCTGCGCCGCTGATGGGGGGGATGTCCCTTCCGGGCGACCTCAAGGAAGTGCGTTACGAGGCGATCAGCACGGAAGACACCGAAATGGGCCTCGATCTCGACGACGATAATGAAGGCAAGGTTGACAAAAAGGACGATAAAGGCGAGGAGCCTGACGAAGGAGCGACGCTCGAGGCGATGGAAATGCCGCTGATCGCGGGCAGCGCCGGGCAACTGGATGAAACACTGAATGAGACGCGAAGCAGGGGCTTGGAAGAACAGGCCCAGGAAACCGATTACGAGGCGCCTCACTGGAGCGTGCCGATTCGTTCGATGGATATCCAGTACTTCGACGGGACGGACTGGCTCGACGAGTGGGACTCGCTGCAATATGGCCGGGCGCCCTGGTGCGTGCGTATCCGGATCAACTTCGCCAAGACCGAGGAACAGCTTAAAGAGGAGGCCCCGAAGCGGTACGACGAGGTCGAGGACCCCGATTTTGAAGTGGTGGTTCCCATTCCTCTTGGGCTAGGC encodes the following:
- the gspE gene encoding type II secretion system ATPase GspE is translated as MSPKRSAKIGEILVELGHIHQEQVDEALELQRIRPKRLGQILLDLGYCEEDQLLEALSAQFDIPFERDMTKQITSSLTTKVPINFIREYRMVPFKQDGAVYCVALNDPVNLLPLDDLRLLLGGPVAPILCRGDDIQRVLDSYFDQQGENAAEMIDDIMLTEGEAGEIHTLDSLEASERDLLDLANEAPIIKLINLLITGAIRERASDIHLEPFERDVRVRYRIDGVLYEKLTVPKSQQAAVISRVKIMANMNIAEHRLPQGGRIKIRLSGKEIDIRVSVIPVAFGERVVMRILEKGTFLFGLEELGLSKQDYAMFDRLIMSSHGIILVTGPTGSGKSTTLYAGLQRVNSPDKNIITVEDPIEYQMPGIGQIQVRERIGLNFAAALREILRQDPDIILVGEIRDHETAEMAVQASLTGHLVFSTLHTNDSAGAVTRLVNMGIEPFLVSSSTIAIMAQRLVRRICPNCREEYEPEAESWVELGIRPEDAKGLTSFRGVGCEKCQQRGYYGRIGIFELLVMTPQIQDLTLKGVDSNVIKREAVKEGMRTLRADGAAKVRAGISTIEEVLRVTRDDLLEGVIA
- a CDS encoding type II secretion system protein, encoding MTCPRPNEMVPGVPGVRAAGNGYTLVELSVVIAIAGLIMAIAIPQFMPSILFSNLEGAARHMASYGRAAMAHAVIAHERLTVRINLSPEEGQPQQYWTVRWFTEYELKENEEGMFDGGTFGPTQGTSAGQRAQDQNAALYVPGSQEDMAEQARLLQERFDRFATMALQSKARNVKHEGILSEVGNLFEGKEFKLDDEEDEDSVDEVKTSLLERTRMPEGVTIESVRVGTSDISSGLVEVDVTPLGLAEPVQVYLKGEKEDEYFTVVWDAITGSAHIYEGKEESL
- a CDS encoding prepilin-type N-terminal cleavage/methylation domain-containing protein — its product is MRNDGFTLMELVLALAIIVIMTAIVYSSLSSVVNSTAMARAAAEETRLRQFLTRSFETNFSSVYMDRTSEQGLFQFIGVNDDSMDGPMDSVRFCSSAPLMGGMSLPGDLKEVRYEAISTEDTEMGLDLDDDNEGKVDKKDDKGEEPDEGATLEAMEMPLIAGSAGQLDETLNETRSRGLEEQAQETDYEAPHWSVPIRSMDIQYFDGTDWLDEWDSLQYGRAPWCVRIRINFAKTEEQLKEEAPKRYDEVEDPDFEVVVPIPLGLGMTEDGRSLANFSGQSARDALEQLETQSSQRTGSTEGSNNNIQTEGGRR
- the gspF gene encoding type II secretion system inner membrane protein GspF encodes the protein MAVFDYEAIAESGKSVRGVIDADSPAAARRKLREQELFPTSVRESTEKTVVTTDVVAGSFSRIKGRDVALMTRQLAVLVEAGMSLVEALSALLDQTSNPRLKKVIFEVRDRVNEGMTLADAMSQHPRVFNLLYTNMVRAGEASGALEAVLMRLAELLERNVRLRARVVSALAYPVLMAFVSVGVIVFLMMVVVPQIVGTFARQKVELPGITKALLFTCDIVYGWWWAMLLMLAAGYFTWRGWVKRPEGRLQWDRFKIWVPYVGDLYLKVVCGRFSRTLGSMLESGLTMLNALEVVKTVLQNRQAEQIMDDVKTQVRRGRNLSEPLRDSGMFPPMLVHMVELGQRSGELPAMLLKTADTYDEEVNMAVDALVSLLEPVIILVMGLFVGFLVIAMLLPILTISSTFA
- a CDS encoding prepilin-type N-terminal cleavage/methylation domain-containing protein produces the protein MSGTVEQRRERRRPSRHDSGFTLIEIVVALAVLGGVMFILLETHFRALRLYDSAREQVTIRNFLSEAVGRAETEVLAGNPAGDGDFGERFPDYTYTFDAQQLGEGNILLYEVLVTVKDPEGEKHEIVFMLYDPRTGSTSTGTNRNTNTNINTNTNTNRGASPSGTSGINLSDISSRASQAASSRKR
- the gspG gene encoding type II secretion system major pseudopilin GspG, producing the protein MNSRKRTERRRQEAGFTLVELMVVIVILGLLAALVAPRFLEVADEAHVNTAKAQISHFKTALTQYKLELKKFPSTSEGLEALINNEKSKKFLDSDAVPKDPWGNPYVYTSPGAEGHDFEIISYGADGQKGGTGYNADIMSWNLQGEGQ